The following are encoded in a window of Zymoseptoria tritici IPO323 chromosome 4, whole genome shotgun sequence genomic DNA:
- the CYP-24 gene encoding putative P450 monooxygenase (P450 with unknown function. This model is locate in a three-gene cluster (p450 + HMG-coA red./2-polyprenylphenol hydroxylase/NADH-cytochrome b5 reductase + FadB which is conserved in A fumigatus and S. nodorum. In G. zeae and M grisea only 2 out of 3 genes were found together. ...), which produces MATTKSFYFQGSKDKNLSLDVDVENINDLAGLKEVIGTSCAVVKPEGLSFYLEDELLEEISDIKEAQGRISIKVDGHTVRSVPGPPGLPLIGNYFEVFPDHLGNNQRLFDKYGPIFSTNNMGSVVCQTNDPELADVCFAETEFFSKEINSSHPLYPIKQQQAGVFLADTSAPAWKVVHKFLPPALGPKAVRHYAPEMNGCCNEAFPVFDKLESENEAWNVYQFMLKLSSGAIGKIMLGQDFEHFSSVDAPLHKMVLAMAEVLSINKKIASRGEWYSHLPFGDPARLKNLQKYMAEFIETSIKNAKSNGTEDLPLQDAALKASNVIDYLVRATDSTGKQLPKENLMPAVTVACGAGFTTTSSLLSWCIYALVTYPGIQAQLLQELVDNDINDSDNITAEQIDELPVLANFIKEAQRRHNPSYQPGRTAQKDLILPGGYQMKKGTVVICAIHHIHNNPKNWDNPDKFDPDRWNHDPLKGKPKSAYAPFAQGGRMCVGFNFALLEVKIFMCKLVYRYHWDKEGDMETSYDPFFQLIRPVDLYVKTTKRQTYPTKSGEGQA; this is translated from the exons ATGGCGACTACTAAGAGCTTCTACTTTCAAGGTAGCAAAGACAAGAATCTGAGCCTCGATGTGGATGTGGAGAACATCAACGATCTTGCTGGATTGAAAGAAGTCATTGGCACTTCTTGTGCTGTTGTGAAGCCTGAAG GACTTTCTTTCTACCTCGAGGATGAGCTGCTGGAGGAGATCTCGGATATCAAAGAAGCCCAAGGACGCATCTCGATCAAGGTAGATGGACACACTGTACGCAGTGTACCGGGGCCACCAGGACTTCCGTTAATCGGAAACTATTTTGAGGTGTTCCCTGATCACCTCGGAAACAACCAACGCTTGTTCGACAAATATGGACCGATCTTCTCCACGAACAACATGGGCTCTGTTGTGTGTCAGACCAACGACCCGGAGCTGGCCGATGTCTGCTTCGCCGAAACCGAGTTCTTTTCGAAGGAGATCAACAGCAGTCATCCTCTCTATCCGATCAAGCAACAACAAGCAGGTGTGTTCCTTGCCGATACCTCAGCACCTGCGTGGAAGGTAGTGCACAAGTTTCTGCCGCCAGCCCTGGGACCCAAAGCTGTCCGCCACTATGCGCCGGAAATGAATGGATGCTGCAATGAAGCCTTTCCAGTATTCGATAAGCTGGAGAGCGAGAACGAGGCATGGAATGTCTACCAGTTCATGCTCAAGCTGAGTTCCGGAGCTATCGGCAAGATCATGCTCGGCCAAGACTTTGAACACTTCTCCAGTGTCGATGCTCCACTCCACAAGATGGTCCTGGCAATGGCCGAGGTGCTTTCGATCAACAAGAAGATCGCCAGCCGCGGCGAGTGGTATTCCCATCTTCCGTTCGGCGATCCAGCACGCCTCAAGAACTTGCAAAAGTACATGGCCGAGTTCATCGAGACTAGCATCAAGAATGCCAAGTCCAACGGTACTGAggatcttcctcttcaagATGCGGCATTGAAGGCTTCAAACGTCATCG ACTACCTTGTACGAGCCACCGACTCTACTGGCAAGCAGCTTCCGAAGGAAAACCTGATGCCCGCAGTGACCGTTGCGTGCGGCGCAGGTTTCACGACTACTTCCTCTCTCCTATCCTGGTGCATCTACGCTCTTGTCACATACCCCGGAATCCAAGCCCAACTCCTTCAAGAACTCGtagacaacgacatcaacgACTCGGACAACATTACCGCGGAGCAGATCGACGAGCTGCCCGTACTCGCAAACTTCATAAAAGAGGCTCAACGAAGACATAATCCTTCGTACCAGCCCGGCCGCACTGCTCAGAAGGACTTGATCCTTCCTGGTGGCTACCAGATGAAGAAGGGCACGGTCGTCATCTGCGCAATCCACCACATCCACAACAACCCAAAGAACTGGGACAACCCGGACAAGTTCGATCCCGATCGGTGGAACCATGACCCTCTGAAGGGCAAGCCAAAGTCTGCCTACGCACCTTTTGCgcagggagggaggatgtgCGTTGGATTCAACTTTGCACTGCTAGAAGTGAAGATCTTCATGTGCAAGCTGGTGTACAGATATCACTGGGACAAGGAGGGCGACATGGAGACGAGCTACGATCCGTTCTTCCAGCTGATCAGGCCGGTGGATCTGTAtgtgaagacgacgaagaggcaGACTTATCCCACGAAGAGCGGAGAAGGGCAAGCGTAG